In a single window of the Necator americanus strain Aroian chromosome X, whole genome shotgun sequence genome:
- a CDS encoding hypothetical protein (NECATOR_CHRX.G26232.T4) yields the protein MTVLSWLVLVGALGPLRADDPIPLHIGGTFPMEAGSGGWAGGQACLPAVQMALEDVNSRPDVLPGYVLHMNTSNSKCQPGLATQQLYDLLYTPPTKLMLLAGCSPVTTVIAESAPVWKLVVVSYGASSPALSNRERFPTLFRTHPSANMQNPTRMRLFEKFRWKKITILQSVEEVFTSTAKDLEELGRRKGIRVERQSFYGDPTDAMKTLRRQDARVIVGLFYVTEARRVLCQAYHHKLYGRKYTWFFIGWYADTWYIPPPEEHLNCTADQMAEAAQYHFTTESVMLSRDENATISGMTGREFQARLTSMLSPDSDPANTGGFPEAPLAYDAVWALALAFNCTRNRLPPGVRLEQFTYDNQMMADILFECVKNTLFRGVSGRVMFSDSGDRIARTQIEQMQNGKYVVMGFYDTTTQELEWYNKEQWYSSKGPPPDSTIIRESILTVASELYYAVSVFAFLGLALAAGTFIFNNKYAFRGIIVQSQPQCNNIMITGCSLSIASLFLMGLPSEGIALPQSAFSILCHSRISILMIGFTFAYGSMFAKVWIVHRMSASENQQLASRQKDEPIPPGRFYTVIAAFFVIDLVIIVCWIAFDPLQRIEQRFPLLEPPVGSDDDVMLLPILELCQSSHQEVWIGLVLGYKCLLLVFGLFLAYESRNLKLRYVNDSRLVGLAIYNVAILSLVTGPVTTLLIRSQANANFAFVAVTVLLCTYISLGLVFVPKLRFICRVPPSADEAHPNGNSVMRGLSKTDQKRYEHLRHENEVLQKQIDEKEKRIRQCKERLECLLNKEDDLLSISGAANNTRSVSDEKETFSTPTTLTTTALIELQPSNENTGRYMAIENDNSSSSSDEILL from the exons ATGACTGTATTGTCGTGGTTGGTATTGGTCGGAGCCTTAGGGCCATTGAGAGCCGACGACCCTATACCACTACATATCGGTGGAACATTTCCTATGGAAGCTGGCTCTGGTGGTTGGGCCGGCGGTCAG GCATGCCTACCCGCTGTACAAATGGCACTCGAAGATGTGAATAGCAGACCTGATGTTTTACCAGGATATGTTCTCCATATGAACACCAGCAATTCCAAG TGCCAACCTGGATTAGCCACACAACAACTTTATGACTTACTGTATACACCTCCTACTAAATTAATGTTATTAGCCGGATGTTCGCCAGTTACTACTGTGATAGCCGAGTCAGCACCTGTATGGAAACTTGTTGTG GTCTCCTACGGTGCTAGCTCTCCAGCATTGTCGAATAGGGAACGATTTCCGACGTTATTTCGTACACATCCATCGGCCAACATGCAAAATCCGACAAG gatgcGACTGTTCGAGAAGTTTCGTTGGAAAAAGATCACGATACTGCAATCTGTCGAAGAAGTGTTTACATCAACTGCAAAAGATCTTGAG GAACTTGGACGAAGAAAAGGTATTCGCGTTGAACGACAAAGTTTCTATGGAGATCCGACGGATGCTATGAAAACGCTGCGTAGACAGGATGCACGAGTTATCGTTGGTCTTTTCTATGTCACGGAAGCTCGAAGAGTCCTTTGCCAG GCGTACCACCATAAATTATATGGCCGAAAGTACACATGGTTTTTTATCGGATGGTATGCGGATACTTGGTACATCCCACCACCTGAGGAACACCTGAACTGCACTGCCGATCAG ATGGCCGAAGCTGCACAATATCACTTCACCACCGAGAGTGTGATGTTATCTCGTGATGAAAACGCCACCATTTCTGGAATGACTGGTCGAGAATTCCAGGCACGACTCACCTCGATGCTTTCACCGGATTCCGATCCGGCAAATACTGGAGGTTTTCCGGAAGCTCCACTTGCCTATGATGCTGTTTG GGCTTTGGCTCTGGCATTCAACTGCACTCGGAATCGACTCCCTCCAGGTGTCCGATTGGAACAATTCACCTACGACAATCAAATGATGGCAGATATCCTATTCGAGTGTGTCAAAAATACCTTATTCCGAGGAGTTTCG GGAAGAGTGATGTTTTCGGACTCGGGAGACCGAATCGCTCGGACCCAAATTGAACAAATGCAAA ACGGTAAATACGTCGTTATGGGTTTTTACGATACGACAACTCAGGAGTTGGAATGGTATAATAAGGAGCAATGGTATTCCAGTAAAGGTCCCCCTCCAGATTCGACAATTATTCGCGAGTCTATCCTAACTGTTGCCAGTGAG CTCTATTACGCTGTTTCCGTTTTTGCCTTCCTCGGATTGGCTCTTGCAGCTGGGACTTTcattttcaacaacaaatatGCATTTAGGGG gattatcGTCCAATCTCAACCGCAATGCAACAATATCATGATCACCGGTTGCTCGTTATCCATCGCTTCCTTGTTTTTGATGGGTCTGCCTTCTGAAGGGATCGCTTTGCCTCAATCAGCATTCTCTATACTGTGCCAT TCTCGGATATCCATCCTAATGATTGGTTTCACTTTTGCATACGGGTCGATGTTTGCCAAAGTATGGATAGTACATCGAATGAGCGCCAGTGAGAACCAACAGCTAGCCAGTCGTCAGAAGGACGAG CCTATTCCTCCCGGGCGATTCTATACTGTGATCGCAGCGTTCTTTGTTATAGACTTAGTTATTATCGTTTGTTGGATCGCCTTCGATCCGTTACAACGAATTGAACAGCGCTTTCCATTACTG GAACCGCCAGTTGGTAGTGATGATGACGTTATGTTACTGCCAATTCTGGAATTATGTCAAAGTTCACATCAAGAAGTGTGGATAG GTCTAGTGCTTGGCTACAAATGCCTGTTATTGGTGTTTGGTTTGTTTCTCGCGTATGAGTCTCGAAACCTCAAACTACGGTATGTGAACGACTCTCGCCTCGTTGGTCTTGCCATCTACAATGTGGCGATACTTTCACTAGTGACGGGTCCTGTCACGACACTTCTTATCCGAAGTCAAGCAAATGCTAATTTTGCATTTGTCGCCGTTACgg TTCTTTTATGCACTTATATATCATTGGGACTTGTTTTCGTGCCGAAATTGCGGTTTATCTGTCGTGTTCCGCCTTCGGCTGATGAG GCTCATCCCAATGGTAATTCTGTAATGCGGGGTTTGTCGAAAACCGATCAAAAACGCTATGAACATCTGCGACATGAGAACGAAGTTCTCCAGAAGCAAATTGATGAG aaagaaaaacggatACGGCAGTGCAAGGAACGACTGGAATGCCTGCTAAACAAGGAGGACGATTTACTGTCAATTTCGGGAGCGGCGAACAATACCCGAAGTGTGTCCG atgaaaagGAAACGTTCTCCACTCCAACAACGCTCACAACTACTGCATTGATAGAGTTACAACCCAGCAATGAAAATACGG GTCGTTATATGGCAATAGAGAACGACAATTCGAGCTCGTCTTCGGACGAAATTTTATTGTGA
- a CDS encoding hypothetical protein (NECATOR_CHRX.G26232.T6): protein MTVLSWLVLVGALGPLRADDPIPLHIGGTFPMEAGSGGWAGGQACLPAVQMALEDVNSRPDVLPGYVLHMNTSNSKCQPGLATQQLYDLLYTPPTKLMLLAGCSPVTTVIAESAPVWKLVVVSYGASSPALSNRERFPTLFRTHPSANMQNPTRMRLFEKFRWKKITILQSVEEVFTSTAKDLEELGRRKGIRVERQSFYGDPTDAMKTLRRQDARVIVGLFYVTEARRVLCQAYHHKLYGRKYTWFFIGWYADTWYIPPPEEHLNCTADQMAEAAQYHFTTESVMLSRDENATISGMTGREFQARLTSMLSPDSDPANTGGFPEAPLAYDAVWALALAFNCTRNRLPPGVRLEQFTYDNQMMADILFECVKNTLFRGVSGRVMFSDSGDRIARTQIEQMQNGKYVVMGFYDTTTQELEWYNKEQWYSSKGPPPDSTIIRESILTVASELYYAVSVFAFLGLALAAGTFIFNNKYAFRGIIVQSQPQCNNIMITGCSLSIASLFLMGLPSEGIALPQSAFSILCHSRISILMIGFTFAYGSMFAKVWIVHRMSASENQQLASRQKDEYINSNFQYKPLLNTYEEKEDGSPWESIRTLIASVVGRQAYVAAALRKMSNNAYGTLAVSRRINTLNQPIPPGRFYTVIAAFFVIDLVIIVCWIAFDPLQRIEQRFPLLEPPVGSDDDVMLLPILELCQSSHQEVWIGLVLGYKCLLLVFGLFLAYESRNLKLRYVNDSRLVGLAIYNVAILSLVTGPVTTLLIRSQANANFAFVAVTVLLCTYISLGLVFVPKLRFICRVPPSADEAHPNGNSVMRGLSKTDQKRYEHLRHENEVLQKQIDEKEKRIRQCKERLECLLNKEDDLLSISGAANNTRNEKETFSTPTTLTTTALIELQPSNENTGRYMAIENDNSSSSSDEILL, encoded by the exons ATGACTGTATTGTCGTGGTTGGTATTGGTCGGAGCCTTAGGGCCATTGAGAGCCGACGACCCTATACCACTACATATCGGTGGAACATTTCCTATGGAAGCTGGCTCTGGTGGTTGGGCCGGCGGTCAG GCATGCCTACCCGCTGTACAAATGGCACTCGAAGATGTGAATAGCAGACCTGATGTTTTACCAGGATATGTTCTCCATATGAACACCAGCAATTCCAAG TGCCAACCTGGATTAGCCACACAACAACTTTATGACTTACTGTATACACCTCCTACTAAATTAATGTTATTAGCCGGATGTTCGCCAGTTACTACTGTGATAGCCGAGTCAGCACCTGTATGGAAACTTGTTGTG GTCTCCTACGGTGCTAGCTCTCCAGCATTGTCGAATAGGGAACGATTTCCGACGTTATTTCGTACACATCCATCGGCCAACATGCAAAATCCGACAAG gatgcGACTGTTCGAGAAGTTTCGTTGGAAAAAGATCACGATACTGCAATCTGTCGAAGAAGTGTTTACATCAACTGCAAAAGATCTTGAG GAACTTGGACGAAGAAAAGGTATTCGCGTTGAACGACAAAGTTTCTATGGAGATCCGACGGATGCTATGAAAACGCTGCGTAGACAGGATGCACGAGTTATCGTTGGTCTTTTCTATGTCACGGAAGCTCGAAGAGTCCTTTGCCAG GCGTACCACCATAAATTATATGGCCGAAAGTACACATGGTTTTTTATCGGATGGTATGCGGATACTTGGTACATCCCACCACCTGAGGAACACCTGAACTGCACTGCCGATCAG ATGGCCGAAGCTGCACAATATCACTTCACCACCGAGAGTGTGATGTTATCTCGTGATGAAAACGCCACCATTTCTGGAATGACTGGTCGAGAATTCCAGGCACGACTCACCTCGATGCTTTCACCGGATTCCGATCCGGCAAATACTGGAGGTTTTCCGGAAGCTCCACTTGCCTATGATGCTGTTTG GGCTTTGGCTCTGGCATTCAACTGCACTCGGAATCGACTCCCTCCAGGTGTCCGATTGGAACAATTCACCTACGACAATCAAATGATGGCAGATATCCTATTCGAGTGTGTCAAAAATACCTTATTCCGAGGAGTTTCG GGAAGAGTGATGTTTTCGGACTCGGGAGACCGAATCGCTCGGACCCAAATTGAACAAATGCAAA ACGGTAAATACGTCGTTATGGGTTTTTACGATACGACAACTCAGGAGTTGGAATGGTATAATAAGGAGCAATGGTATTCCAGTAAAGGTCCCCCTCCAGATTCGACAATTATTCGCGAGTCTATCCTAACTGTTGCCAGTGAG CTCTATTACGCTGTTTCCGTTTTTGCCTTCCTCGGATTGGCTCTTGCAGCTGGGACTTTcattttcaacaacaaatatGCATTTAGGGG gattatcGTCCAATCTCAACCGCAATGCAACAATATCATGATCACCGGTTGCTCGTTATCCATCGCTTCCTTGTTTTTGATGGGTCTGCCTTCTGAAGGGATCGCTTTGCCTCAATCAGCATTCTCTATACTGTGCCAT TCTCGGATATCCATCCTAATGATTGGTTTCACTTTTGCATACGGGTCGATGTTTGCCAAAGTATGGATAGTACATCGAATGAGCGCCAGTGAGAACCAACAGCTAGCCAGTCGTCAGAAGGACGAG TACATAAACTCTAATTTCCAGTACAAGCCATTACTGAACACGTATGAGGAGAAG GAGGACGGATCGCCGTGGGAGAGTATCCGAACGCTGATTGCGTCAGTGGTCGGACGTCAAGCGTATGTGGCTGCTGCACTTCGGAAAATGTCGAATAATGCCTATGGCACACTGGCCGTCTCCAGACGGATCAACACTCTCAATCAG CCTATTCCTCCCGGGCGATTCTATACTGTGATCGCAGCGTTCTTTGTTATAGACTTAGTTATTATCGTTTGTTGGATCGCCTTCGATCCGTTACAACGAATTGAACAGCGCTTTCCATTACTG GAACCGCCAGTTGGTAGTGATGATGACGTTATGTTACTGCCAATTCTGGAATTATGTCAAAGTTCACATCAAGAAGTGTGGATAG GTCTAGTGCTTGGCTACAAATGCCTGTTATTGGTGTTTGGTTTGTTTCTCGCGTATGAGTCTCGAAACCTCAAACTACGGTATGTGAACGACTCTCGCCTCGTTGGTCTTGCCATCTACAATGTGGCGATACTTTCACTAGTGACGGGTCCTGTCACGACACTTCTTATCCGAAGTCAAGCAAATGCTAATTTTGCATTTGTCGCCGTTACgg TTCTTTTATGCACTTATATATCATTGGGACTTGTTTTCGTGCCGAAATTGCGGTTTATCTGTCGTGTTCCGCCTTCGGCTGATGAG GCTCATCCCAATGGTAATTCTGTAATGCGGGGTTTGTCGAAAACCGATCAAAAACGCTATGAACATCTGCGACATGAGAACGAAGTTCTCCAGAAGCAAATTGATGAG aaagaaaaacggatACGGCAGTGCAAGGAACGACTGGAATGCCTGCTAAACAAGGAGGACGATTTACTGTCAATTTCGGGAGCGGCGAACAATACCCGAA atgaaaagGAAACGTTCTCCACTCCAACAACGCTCACAACTACTGCATTGATAGAGTTACAACCCAGCAATGAAAATACGG GTCGTTATATGGCAATAGAGAACGACAATTCGAGCTCGTCTTCGGACGAAATTTTATTGTGA
- a CDS encoding hypothetical protein (NECATOR_CHRX.G26232.T5) produces MTVLSWLVLVGALGPLRADDPIPLHIGGTFPMEAGSGGWAGGQACLPAVQMALEDVNSRPDVLPGYVLHMNTSNSKCQPGLATQQLYDLLYTPPTKLMLLAGCSPVTTVIAESAPVWKLVVVSYGASSPALSNRERFPTLFRTHPSANMQNPTRMRLFEKFRWKKITILQSVEEVFTSTAKDLEELGRRKGIRVERQSFYGDPTDAMKTLRRQDARVIVGLFYVTEARRVLCQAYHHKLYGRKYTWFFIGWYADTWYIPPPEEHLNCTADQMAEAAQYHFTTESVMLSRDENATISGMTGREFQARLTSMLSPDSDPANTGGFPEAPLAYDAVWALALAFNCTRNRLPPGVRLEQFTYDNQMMADILFECVKNTLFRGVSGRVMFSDSGDRIARTQIEQMQNGKYVVMGFYDTTTQELEWYNKEQWYSSKGPPPDSTIIRESILTVASELYYAVSVFAFLGLALAAGTFIFNNKYAFRGIIVQSQPQCNNIMITGCSLSIASLFLMGLPSEGIALPQSAFSILCHSRISILMIGFTFAYGSMFAKVWIVHRMSASENQQLASRQKDEYINSNFQYKPLLNTYEEKEDGSPWESIRTLIASVVGRQAYVAAALRKMSNNAYGTLAVSRRINTLNQPIPPGRFYTVIAAFFVIDLVIIVCWIAFDPLQRIEQRFPLLEPPVGSDDDVMLLPILELCQSSHQEVWIGLVLGYKCLLLVFGLFLAYESRNLKLRYVNDSRLVGLAIYNVAILSLVTGPVTTLLIRSQANANFAFVAVTVLLCTYISLGLVFVPKLRFICRVPPSADEAHPNGNSVMRGLSKTDQKRYEHLRHENEVLQKQIDEKEKRIRQCKERLECLLNKEDDLLSISGAANNTRSVSDEKETFSTPTTLTTTALIELQPSNENTGRYMAIENDNSSSSSDEILL; encoded by the exons ATGACTGTATTGTCGTGGTTGGTATTGGTCGGAGCCTTAGGGCCATTGAGAGCCGACGACCCTATACCACTACATATCGGTGGAACATTTCCTATGGAAGCTGGCTCTGGTGGTTGGGCCGGCGGTCAG GCATGCCTACCCGCTGTACAAATGGCACTCGAAGATGTGAATAGCAGACCTGATGTTTTACCAGGATATGTTCTCCATATGAACACCAGCAATTCCAAG TGCCAACCTGGATTAGCCACACAACAACTTTATGACTTACTGTATACACCTCCTACTAAATTAATGTTATTAGCCGGATGTTCGCCAGTTACTACTGTGATAGCCGAGTCAGCACCTGTATGGAAACTTGTTGTG GTCTCCTACGGTGCTAGCTCTCCAGCATTGTCGAATAGGGAACGATTTCCGACGTTATTTCGTACACATCCATCGGCCAACATGCAAAATCCGACAAG gatgcGACTGTTCGAGAAGTTTCGTTGGAAAAAGATCACGATACTGCAATCTGTCGAAGAAGTGTTTACATCAACTGCAAAAGATCTTGAG GAACTTGGACGAAGAAAAGGTATTCGCGTTGAACGACAAAGTTTCTATGGAGATCCGACGGATGCTATGAAAACGCTGCGTAGACAGGATGCACGAGTTATCGTTGGTCTTTTCTATGTCACGGAAGCTCGAAGAGTCCTTTGCCAG GCGTACCACCATAAATTATATGGCCGAAAGTACACATGGTTTTTTATCGGATGGTATGCGGATACTTGGTACATCCCACCACCTGAGGAACACCTGAACTGCACTGCCGATCAG ATGGCCGAAGCTGCACAATATCACTTCACCACCGAGAGTGTGATGTTATCTCGTGATGAAAACGCCACCATTTCTGGAATGACTGGTCGAGAATTCCAGGCACGACTCACCTCGATGCTTTCACCGGATTCCGATCCGGCAAATACTGGAGGTTTTCCGGAAGCTCCACTTGCCTATGATGCTGTTTG GGCTTTGGCTCTGGCATTCAACTGCACTCGGAATCGACTCCCTCCAGGTGTCCGATTGGAACAATTCACCTACGACAATCAAATGATGGCAGATATCCTATTCGAGTGTGTCAAAAATACCTTATTCCGAGGAGTTTCG GGAAGAGTGATGTTTTCGGACTCGGGAGACCGAATCGCTCGGACCCAAATTGAACAAATGCAAA ACGGTAAATACGTCGTTATGGGTTTTTACGATACGACAACTCAGGAGTTGGAATGGTATAATAAGGAGCAATGGTATTCCAGTAAAGGTCCCCCTCCAGATTCGACAATTATTCGCGAGTCTATCCTAACTGTTGCCAGTGAG CTCTATTACGCTGTTTCCGTTTTTGCCTTCCTCGGATTGGCTCTTGCAGCTGGGACTTTcattttcaacaacaaatatGCATTTAGGGG gattatcGTCCAATCTCAACCGCAATGCAACAATATCATGATCACCGGTTGCTCGTTATCCATCGCTTCCTTGTTTTTGATGGGTCTGCCTTCTGAAGGGATCGCTTTGCCTCAATCAGCATTCTCTATACTGTGCCAT TCTCGGATATCCATCCTAATGATTGGTTTCACTTTTGCATACGGGTCGATGTTTGCCAAAGTATGGATAGTACATCGAATGAGCGCCAGTGAGAACCAACAGCTAGCCAGTCGTCAGAAGGACGAG TACATAAACTCTAATTTCCAGTACAAGCCATTACTGAACACGTATGAGGAGAAG GAGGACGGATCGCCGTGGGAGAGTATCCGAACGCTGATTGCGTCAGTGGTCGGACGTCAAGCGTATGTGGCTGCTGCACTTCGGAAAATGTCGAATAATGCCTATGGCACACTGGCCGTCTCCAGACGGATCAACACTCTCAATCAG CCTATTCCTCCCGGGCGATTCTATACTGTGATCGCAGCGTTCTTTGTTATAGACTTAGTTATTATCGTTTGTTGGATCGCCTTCGATCCGTTACAACGAATTGAACAGCGCTTTCCATTACTG GAACCGCCAGTTGGTAGTGATGATGACGTTATGTTACTGCCAATTCTGGAATTATGTCAAAGTTCACATCAAGAAGTGTGGATAG GTCTAGTGCTTGGCTACAAATGCCTGTTATTGGTGTTTGGTTTGTTTCTCGCGTATGAGTCTCGAAACCTCAAACTACGGTATGTGAACGACTCTCGCCTCGTTGGTCTTGCCATCTACAATGTGGCGATACTTTCACTAGTGACGGGTCCTGTCACGACACTTCTTATCCGAAGTCAAGCAAATGCTAATTTTGCATTTGTCGCCGTTACgg TTCTTTTATGCACTTATATATCATTGGGACTTGTTTTCGTGCCGAAATTGCGGTTTATCTGTCGTGTTCCGCCTTCGGCTGATGAG GCTCATCCCAATGGTAATTCTGTAATGCGGGGTTTGTCGAAAACCGATCAAAAACGCTATGAACATCTGCGACATGAGAACGAAGTTCTCCAGAAGCAAATTGATGAG aaagaaaaacggatACGGCAGTGCAAGGAACGACTGGAATGCCTGCTAAACAAGGAGGACGATTTACTGTCAATTTCGGGAGCGGCGAACAATACCCGAAGTGTGTCCG atgaaaagGAAACGTTCTCCACTCCAACAACGCTCACAACTACTGCATTGATAGAGTTACAACCCAGCAATGAAAATACGG GTCGTTATATGGCAATAGAGAACGACAATTCGAGCTCGTCTTCGGACGAAATTTTATTGTGA
- a CDS encoding hypothetical protein (NECATOR_CHRX.G26232.T3), whose amino-acid sequence MTVLSWLVLVGALGPLRADDPIPLHIGGTFPMEAGSGGWAGGQACLPAVQMALEDVNSRPDVLPGYVLHMNTSNSKCQPGLATQQLYDLLYTPPTKLMLLAGCSPVTTVIAESAPVWKLVVVSYGASSPALSNRERFPTLFRTHPSANMQNPTRMRLFEKFRWKKITILQSVEEVFTSTAKDLEELGRRKGIRVERQSFYGDPTDAMKTLRRQDARVIVGLFYVTEARRVLCQAYHHKLYGRKYTWFFIGWYADTWYIPPPEEHLNCTADQMAEAAQYHFTTESVMLSRDENATISGMTGREFQARLTSMLSPDSDPANTGGFPEAPLAYDAVWALALAFNCTRNRLPPGVRLEQFTYDNQMMADILFECVKNTLFRGVSGRVMFSDSGDRIARTQIEQMQNGKYVVMGFYDTTTQELEWYNKEQWYSSKGPPPDSTIIRESILTVASELYYAVSVFAFLGLALAAGTFIFNNKYAFRGIIVQSQPQCNNIMITGCSLSIASLFLMGLPSEGIALPQSAFSILCHSRISILMIGFTFAYGSMFAKVWIVHRMSASENQQLASRQKDEYINSNFQYKPLLNTYEEKPIPPGRFYTVIAAFFVIDLVIIVCWIAFDPLQRIEQRFPLLEPPVGSDDDVMLLPILELCQSSHQEVWIGLVLGYKCLLLVFGLFLAYESRNLKLRYVNDSRLVGLAIYNVAILSLVTGPVTTLLIRSQANANFAFVAVTVLLCTYISLGLVFVPKLRFICRVPPSADEAHPNGNSVMRGLSKTDQKRYEHLRHENEVLQKQIDEKEKRIRQCKERLECLLNKEDDLLSISGAANNTRSVSDEKETFSTPTTLTTTALIELQPSNENTGRYMAIENDNSSSSSDEILL is encoded by the exons ATGACTGTATTGTCGTGGTTGGTATTGGTCGGAGCCTTAGGGCCATTGAGAGCCGACGACCCTATACCACTACATATCGGTGGAACATTTCCTATGGAAGCTGGCTCTGGTGGTTGGGCCGGCGGTCAG GCATGCCTACCCGCTGTACAAATGGCACTCGAAGATGTGAATAGCAGACCTGATGTTTTACCAGGATATGTTCTCCATATGAACACCAGCAATTCCAAG TGCCAACCTGGATTAGCCACACAACAACTTTATGACTTACTGTATACACCTCCTACTAAATTAATGTTATTAGCCGGATGTTCGCCAGTTACTACTGTGATAGCCGAGTCAGCACCTGTATGGAAACTTGTTGTG GTCTCCTACGGTGCTAGCTCTCCAGCATTGTCGAATAGGGAACGATTTCCGACGTTATTTCGTACACATCCATCGGCCAACATGCAAAATCCGACAAG gatgcGACTGTTCGAGAAGTTTCGTTGGAAAAAGATCACGATACTGCAATCTGTCGAAGAAGTGTTTACATCAACTGCAAAAGATCTTGAG GAACTTGGACGAAGAAAAGGTATTCGCGTTGAACGACAAAGTTTCTATGGAGATCCGACGGATGCTATGAAAACGCTGCGTAGACAGGATGCACGAGTTATCGTTGGTCTTTTCTATGTCACGGAAGCTCGAAGAGTCCTTTGCCAG GCGTACCACCATAAATTATATGGCCGAAAGTACACATGGTTTTTTATCGGATGGTATGCGGATACTTGGTACATCCCACCACCTGAGGAACACCTGAACTGCACTGCCGATCAG ATGGCCGAAGCTGCACAATATCACTTCACCACCGAGAGTGTGATGTTATCTCGTGATGAAAACGCCACCATTTCTGGAATGACTGGTCGAGAATTCCAGGCACGACTCACCTCGATGCTTTCACCGGATTCCGATCCGGCAAATACTGGAGGTTTTCCGGAAGCTCCACTTGCCTATGATGCTGTTTG GGCTTTGGCTCTGGCATTCAACTGCACTCGGAATCGACTCCCTCCAGGTGTCCGATTGGAACAATTCACCTACGACAATCAAATGATGGCAGATATCCTATTCGAGTGTGTCAAAAATACCTTATTCCGAGGAGTTTCG GGAAGAGTGATGTTTTCGGACTCGGGAGACCGAATCGCTCGGACCCAAATTGAACAAATGCAAA ACGGTAAATACGTCGTTATGGGTTTTTACGATACGACAACTCAGGAGTTGGAATGGTATAATAAGGAGCAATGGTATTCCAGTAAAGGTCCCCCTCCAGATTCGACAATTATTCGCGAGTCTATCCTAACTGTTGCCAGTGAG CTCTATTACGCTGTTTCCGTTTTTGCCTTCCTCGGATTGGCTCTTGCAGCTGGGACTTTcattttcaacaacaaatatGCATTTAGGGG gattatcGTCCAATCTCAACCGCAATGCAACAATATCATGATCACCGGTTGCTCGTTATCCATCGCTTCCTTGTTTTTGATGGGTCTGCCTTCTGAAGGGATCGCTTTGCCTCAATCAGCATTCTCTATACTGTGCCAT TCTCGGATATCCATCCTAATGATTGGTTTCACTTTTGCATACGGGTCGATGTTTGCCAAAGTATGGATAGTACATCGAATGAGCGCCAGTGAGAACCAACAGCTAGCCAGTCGTCAGAAGGACGAG TACATAAACTCTAATTTCCAGTACAAGCCATTACTGAACACGTATGAGGAGAAG CCTATTCCTCCCGGGCGATTCTATACTGTGATCGCAGCGTTCTTTGTTATAGACTTAGTTATTATCGTTTGTTGGATCGCCTTCGATCCGTTACAACGAATTGAACAGCGCTTTCCATTACTG GAACCGCCAGTTGGTAGTGATGATGACGTTATGTTACTGCCAATTCTGGAATTATGTCAAAGTTCACATCAAGAAGTGTGGATAG GTCTAGTGCTTGGCTACAAATGCCTGTTATTGGTGTTTGGTTTGTTTCTCGCGTATGAGTCTCGAAACCTCAAACTACGGTATGTGAACGACTCTCGCCTCGTTGGTCTTGCCATCTACAATGTGGCGATACTTTCACTAGTGACGGGTCCTGTCACGACACTTCTTATCCGAAGTCAAGCAAATGCTAATTTTGCATTTGTCGCCGTTACgg TTCTTTTATGCACTTATATATCATTGGGACTTGTTTTCGTGCCGAAATTGCGGTTTATCTGTCGTGTTCCGCCTTCGGCTGATGAG GCTCATCCCAATGGTAATTCTGTAATGCGGGGTTTGTCGAAAACCGATCAAAAACGCTATGAACATCTGCGACATGAGAACGAAGTTCTCCAGAAGCAAATTGATGAG aaagaaaaacggatACGGCAGTGCAAGGAACGACTGGAATGCCTGCTAAACAAGGAGGACGATTTACTGTCAATTTCGGGAGCGGCGAACAATACCCGAAGTGTGTCCG atgaaaagGAAACGTTCTCCACTCCAACAACGCTCACAACTACTGCATTGATAGAGTTACAACCCAGCAATGAAAATACGG GTCGTTATATGGCAATAGAGAACGACAATTCGAGCTCGTCTTCGGACGAAATTTTATTGTGA